A genome region from Nitrospinota bacterium includes the following:
- a CDS encoding cell division protein ZapA, protein MDTTKVEIFGQTYTIKGEANANYIVKLANYLDDHMREVAKKHPTSSPHKISILAALNIANEVFKLKEKEKDNNLLIEEKTKVLVEILDKGVGISER, encoded by the coding sequence ATGGATACAACGAAGGTTGAGATTTTTGGACAGACTTATACAATTAAGGGTGAGGCTAATGCAAACTATATAGTAAAATTAGCTAACTACTTAGATGATCATATGAGGGAGGTAGCTAAAAAGCATCCAACCAGCTCTCCTCATAAGATATCTATTTTAGCAGCATTAAATATAGCAAATGAGGTTTTTAAGTTAAAAGAAAAGGAGAAAGACAATAACTTATTAATAGAGGAGAAAACCAAGGTCTTAGTTGAAATATTAGATAAAGGAGTAGGTATATCTGAGAGATAA
- a CDS encoding 5-formyltetrahydrofolate cyclo-ligase, which produces MLGKSRIRERILLKRRSLKKAEIIKMSREIQNRLFSLPEFKESTTISIYVDFDNEVRTKDIIRDSIYMGKRVSIPYIKGKKNSLLLSEIRDIDKELETSTFGILEPKKEYFRYIPDNEIDVVIVPGIAFDEKGRRLGYGGGYYDRLLIKLNRDIVTIGLAFEFQILSEIPWWFYDIFIDKIITEKRLINCYPDQYSKENL; this is translated from the coding sequence ATGCTGGGAAAAAGCAGGATAAGAGAAAGAATCTTATTGAAAAGGCGTTCTTTAAAAAAAGCAGAGATAATCAAGATGAGCAGAGAGATTCAAAACAGGTTATTTTCTCTTCCAGAATTTAAAGAAAGCACGACTATATCAATTTATGTAGATTTTGATAATGAGGTAAGAACAAAAGATATCATTAGAGATTCTATTTATATGGGGAAAAGAGTGTCTATTCCCTATATAAAAGGTAAAAAAAACTCCCTTCTTTTATCAGAAATAAGGGATATAGATAAGGAGTTAGAGACTAGCACCTTTGGTATCTTGGAGCCCAAAAAGGAATATTTTAGATACATTCCCGATAACGAGATAGATGTTGTTATTGTTCCTGGGATTGCCTTTGACGAAAAGGGGAGACGTTTAGGTTATGGAGGAGGGTATTATGATAGATTGTTGATAAAACTAAATAGGGATATTGTTACTATTGGATTGGCATTTGAATTTCAAATTCTTAGTGAGATTCCATGGTGGTTTTATGATATTTTTATAGACAAGATCATTACTGAGAAAAGACTTATTAATTGTTATCCAGATCAATATTCAAAAGAGAATTTGTAA